A section of the Sedimentisphaera cyanobacteriorum genome encodes:
- a CDS encoding aryl-sulfate sulfotransferase, whose amino-acid sequence MIKLIKLGLFLLPVLLLAGCRESWLEDSHDPLFFTSKPKVVHNPNESVPLAAVLKFETNHPVTSRVFLSDGECQREIIFENDQTYRKSLPIVQLCPDRNYTLVIEAQDKIGQKINSKVMEFQSPALPEGNQKFPEITNQVFDEYAVEPGFIMFNPRRRIPAKSKEAEGSERKDFNQNFGLLTAVNTEGELVWYYKADSRISDFRFIENGHIIYITQDNRLVEIDLLGNIVNHWYAKGRPEGEGKGVPVDTLTFHHSVKQLENGHFLILGTDRRRIDKYYTSSKNPDAPRKPQWVMGDEIIEFDRWGKVHWRWNAFEHLDPYRIGYMTFSGYWKRRGWPDTIDWSHANSVSYIPEDDAFLCNMRHQSAILKIDKTSKDIEWIAGEPSGWPKELQGKLLELKGTERWFWHQHAPEFTPEGTLLLFNNDNFRARPFEEPAPPAEIRSCAQEYRIDEDNKTITKIWSSRKADDEVLPSFAMGSAKLMPKTGNVLAGFGFMFRQEDLSEASWDTRRQYIGTTQIREYTRRPETRLVRKITLTARDSSSEIGWTLYGARNIKSLYKGK is encoded by the coding sequence ATGATTAAATTAATTAAGCTTGGTCTGTTTTTATTGCCAGTACTTCTTCTTGCAGGCTGCAGGGAGAGCTGGCTTGAAGATTCGCATGACCCTCTTTTTTTCACGTCCAAGCCGAAAGTTGTTCATAATCCAAATGAATCTGTGCCCCTGGCAGCGGTTCTAAAATTCGAAACCAACCATCCTGTTACTTCACGCGTTTTTTTGAGCGACGGTGAATGTCAGCGGGAAATAATATTCGAAAACGACCAGACATATCGAAAAAGCCTTCCGATAGTGCAGCTTTGCCCGGACAGAAATTACACCCTCGTTATTGAAGCGCAGGACAAGATCGGCCAGAAAATTAATTCCAAAGTGATGGAGTTTCAAAGTCCAGCGCTGCCTGAAGGCAATCAAAAATTTCCTGAAATAACTAATCAGGTATTTGATGAGTATGCCGTTGAGCCCGGTTTTATAATGTTCAATCCCAGAAGAAGAATACCAGCAAAATCCAAGGAGGCTGAAGGAAGCGAAAGGAAGGATTTTAATCAAAATTTCGGCCTTCTAACCGCAGTGAATACTGAAGGCGAACTGGTATGGTATTATAAGGCCGACTCACGTATCAGTGATTTCAGATTCATCGAGAACGGCCATATTATCTATATCACTCAGGATAACCGTCTCGTGGAGATAGACCTCTTGGGCAATATTGTAAATCATTGGTATGCTAAGGGCAGGCCTGAAGGCGAGGGCAAAGGTGTTCCTGTGGATACACTCACATTCCATCACAGCGTTAAACAGCTTGAGAACGGGCATTTCCTGATACTCGGAACAGACCGGCGCAGGATTGATAAGTACTACACAAGCTCGAAGAACCCCGATGCCCCACGAAAGCCACAGTGGGTTATGGGCGATGAGATAATCGAGTTCGACCGCTGGGGGAAAGTGCATTGGAGGTGGAACGCTTTCGAGCATCTCGACCCGTATCGGATAGGCTATATGACATTCAGCGGCTACTGGAAACGCAGAGGCTGGCCGGATACGATAGACTGGAGCCATGCCAACAGCGTGAGCTATATTCCAGAAGATGATGCGTTTCTGTGCAATATGCGACATCAAAGCGCAATCTTGAAAATAGACAAAACATCCAAAGATATTGAGTGGATCGCAGGCGAGCCCAGCGGCTGGCCGAAAGAGCTTCAGGGCAAGCTGCTCGAGCTAAAGGGAACAGAAAGATGGTTCTGGCATCAGCACGCTCCGGAGTTTACTCCAGAAGGCACTCTGCTTCTGTTTAACAACGACAACTTTAGAGCAAGACCTTTTGAAGAGCCTGCCCCGCCGGCAGAAATAAGAAGCTGCGCTCAGGAGTACAGAATCGATGAGGACAACAAGACTATAACGAAGATCTGGTCCTCAAGGAAGGCCGATGACGAGGTTCTGCCAAGCTTCGCTATGGGAAGCGCAAAACTGATGCCCAAAACTGGGAATGTGCTTGCCGGATTCGGGTTTATGTTTCGCCAAGAAGACCTCAGCGAGGCCTCTTGGGACACGCGCAGGCAGTATATAGGAACAACTCAGATTCGTGAATATACCCGCAGGCCGGAAACCAGACTGGTGCGCAAGATTACTCTTACTGCAAGAGACAGCAGCAGCGAAATCGGCTGGACTCTTTATGGTGCGAGGAATATCAAGAGCCTTTACAAAGGTAAATAA
- a CDS encoding replication-associated recombination protein A — protein sequence MDELFKKQEEERILSNAPLAVRMRPENLDEFAGQSHFAGEGKLLRRMLDAGSLTSVLFYGPPGTGKTSLARVIANTINAHFEYLNAPSASVKDVRSITERAKMRLINSKAKTILFLDEIHRFSRTQQDSLLSEVEHGILILIGATTENPFFSVNGPLISRSTLFEFKPLSEDDIKKLLKRAAKDKKRGLGETNLSISEEAMEFIAQICDGDARRSLNALEIAVLSKKPEAGSSREVTLEDVRESVQKKQIAYDRKGDSHYDIASALQKSIRGSDPDAAVYWLARMIAGGEDVRFIARRAAVCAAEDIGNADPFATVLAASVVQVAEFVGLPEAQLPLSQLVTYLACAPKSNASAKAVWEAVADVENGRITDVPQNLKDTHYKGSKSLGRGLDYKYPHDYPGGIVPQNYSGSQQRKKYYSPADSGREKKIREILERNRAILDSNEQ from the coding sequence ATGGATGAATTATTCAAAAAGCAGGAAGAAGAAAGAATCCTTTCAAACGCCCCGTTAGCTGTTCGGATGAGGCCTGAGAATCTTGACGAATTTGCGGGCCAGAGCCATTTTGCGGGCGAAGGGAAGCTCTTGCGGCGTATGCTTGATGCCGGCAGCCTCACAAGCGTTTTGTTTTACGGGCCTCCGGGTACAGGCAAAACGAGCCTTGCAAGGGTGATAGCGAATACAATAAACGCACATTTCGAATACCTAAACGCCCCGTCAGCCTCAGTTAAAGACGTTCGCAGCATTACAGAGCGGGCTAAAATGAGGCTGATAAACTCAAAGGCCAAAACGATTCTTTTCCTCGACGAGATACACCGTTTTTCCCGCACACAGCAGGACAGCCTGCTCAGCGAAGTGGAGCACGGGATTCTGATACTTATCGGCGCAACCACTGAGAACCCTTTTTTCTCAGTAAACGGCCCGCTTATCAGCAGAAGCACTCTATTTGAGTTTAAGCCGCTTTCTGAAGACGATATCAAAAAGCTTCTGAAAAGGGCTGCGAAAGATAAAAAACGAGGCCTCGGCGAAACGAATTTATCCATCTCAGAAGAAGCAATGGAATTTATCGCTCAGATTTGCGATGGAGATGCAAGGCGAAGTTTGAATGCCCTTGAGATTGCGGTTTTGAGCAAAAAGCCCGAAGCCGGCAGCAGCAGAGAGGTAACCTTGGAGGATGTGCGTGAATCGGTGCAGAAAAAGCAAATTGCCTACGACCGCAAGGGCGATTCGCATTACGATATCGCAAGCGCTCTGCAAAAAAGCATACGCGGCTCGGATCCGGATGCCGCTGTTTACTGGCTTGCGAGGATGATAGCAGGCGGCGAGGATGTTCGCTTTATCGCAAGGCGTGCGGCGGTGTGCGCAGCGGAGGATATCGGCAATGCAGACCCGTTCGCCACAGTGCTTGCGGCTTCTGTTGTGCAGGTGGCGGAGTTTGTGGGGCTGCCTGAGGCTCAGCTTCCGCTTTCACAGCTGGTTACGTATCTGGCCTGCGCTCCCAAATCCAACGCATCCGCAAAAGCCGTGTGGGAGGCGGTGGCCGATGTTGAAAACGGGAGGATAACCGATGTCCCCCAGAACCTCAAAGACACCCATTACAAGGGCTCTAAGTCCCTCGGCCGAGGGCTGGACTACAAATACCCCCACGACTACCCGGGAGGAATTGTGCCCCAGAACTACTCAGGCTCGCAGCAGAGAAAAAAGTATTACAGCCCCGCAGACTCAGGCAGGGAGAAAAAGATTCGCGAAATCCTCGAGAGAAACAGGGCAATCCTCGATTCAAACGAGCAATAA